One window of the Vicinamibacterales bacterium genome contains the following:
- a CDS encoding ATP-binding cassette domain-containing protein: MTTTLTVRGLRLTRGPREILRGVDLQAAAGEVVALMGLSGSGKTTILRVIAGLEPPDAGDITAAKVGMVFQFHYLFEHLSAIDNVTLAPIHVVGQSLADARVRAQALLDQLGVGHRAGALPRELSGGEAQRVAIARALAVDPPLLLLDEPTASLDPARRHDLGDALRALAATGRALVMTSHDDDFVREHATRVVVLADGAVVEEGDPREVLSRPQHAATRELLQVERATRR, from the coding sequence ATGACCACCACCCTGACCGTGCGCGGACTGCGATTGACCCGCGGCCCCCGCGAGATTCTGCGCGGCGTCGATCTCCAGGCCGCGGCCGGCGAGGTCGTGGCGCTGATGGGCCTTTCCGGATCCGGCAAGACCACGATCCTGCGCGTGATTGCGGGCCTCGAGCCGCCGGACGCGGGCGACATCACGGCGGCCAAGGTGGGGATGGTGTTCCAGTTTCACTACCTGTTCGAGCACCTGTCGGCGATCGACAACGTGACGCTCGCGCCGATTCACGTCGTGGGGCAGTCCCTCGCGGATGCCCGCGTGCGCGCGCAGGCCCTGCTCGATCAACTCGGCGTCGGCCATCGTGCCGGCGCGCTGCCGCGCGAGCTGTCGGGCGGGGAAGCGCAGCGCGTCGCCATTGCCCGCGCCCTGGCGGTGGACCCACCGCTGCTGTTGCTGGACGAACCGACGGCGTCCCTCGACCCGGCCCGCAGGCACGACCTCGGGGACGCCTTGCGCGCGCTGGCGGCGACGGGCCGCGCCCTGGTGATGACCTCGCATGACGACGACTTCGTGCGGGAGCACGCCACACGCGTGGTGGTGCTGGCCGACGGCGCGGTGGTGGAGGAGGGGGACCCGAGGGAGGTGCTGAGCCGCCCGCAGCATGCGGCGACGCGAGAACTATTGCAGGTGGAGCGCGCGACGAGGAGGTGA
- a CDS encoding fused MFS/spermidine synthase → MRRGPFLILFAVSGAAALIYEVVWTRLLTLQMGHGIAAASTVLAAFMGGLAVGAAVAGRKGGRLAPERALTVYAGLELAIGVLALLLPFALSAVRPLLVTAYADGDGGAAFALLRLGTSVLLLAIPAAAMGATFPIASRWMVRAAASAAQDAGGLYAANTLGAAAGAVLAGFVLVPWLGLSGSTYVAVILNITAAVGAFAIARSAAPSRDRSEGGDLSPRLTASGMKADAKASALRTSLDGSPWMAALALGASGFASLTLQVVWTRLLVQILGPTTYAFSIVVAIFIVGLAAGAAVGARLVSRVRSAAVGLAVCMLVSVGLALAAASLVDWALLAIAQVVATPEFQFGDVLAREILLVTGLLLPMTIAFGAAFPFAVALAAGRDESITENLGRIYAVNTVGAIAGALLSGFVLVPQIGLHLTIRAVAAVVGLSALAILLTAGRVRGRMVGFGLAAVVLAAGFALPQWDQLLLSSGAYKYAAAMRGPSLETALAAGELLSYREGATGTVAVRRLAGTVSLAIDGKVDASNAGDMLTQRLLAHVPLLLHPAPKRAAILGLGSGVTLGSALTHPLESATVLEISPEVVDASRFFETENHRALADPRTRVIVGDGRTHLMLGRESYDVIVSEPSNPWMAGIASLFTREFFEGAKARLAPGGILCQWAHTYDISRDDLQSIVATFLTVFPDGTLWLVGDADVLLVGSTGPLDDRVAGIAAAWQRPGVAADLASVGALEPFAVTSLFVAQGDTLRAWANGAPLQTDDQSRLEFSGPRNIFGLSRDDNAVTLRELAGRSPKPAAVTAAMTGAAGADWRNRGSMFLKSDAYRPAYDDFKKAIEADPNDAVALDGLIRSAAALTRIDEARALLTNLASDPAHTAARLALSRVLASQGAVDEAARIPFSILQSNPGDVPALEQLASILSDIGDAQRLEPVAARLVAQAPKNVWSHYYAGSLFFMQDRLDLALQAARNAVALDPTHAKAHNLMGACLASMGQRDAARTAFEASIKADPRESGTYTNLATLEFQAGNRARALHYFAEALTVDPTSQTAREGLAAVRSKP, encoded by the coding sequence ATGCGGCGTGGCCCGTTCCTGATCTTGTTCGCGGTGTCCGGCGCCGCGGCCCTCATTTACGAAGTCGTCTGGACGCGGCTGCTCACACTGCAGATGGGCCACGGCATTGCCGCGGCCAGCACCGTCCTGGCGGCATTCATGGGCGGCCTGGCCGTGGGCGCCGCCGTGGCGGGCCGCAAGGGTGGACGCCTCGCGCCGGAACGCGCCCTGACGGTATACGCCGGACTCGAGCTGGCCATCGGTGTGCTGGCGCTCCTCCTGCCATTTGCGCTCAGCGCGGTTCGTCCACTGCTGGTCACGGCGTATGCGGATGGCGACGGCGGAGCCGCCTTCGCCCTGCTGCGGCTCGGCACCAGCGTCCTGCTGCTGGCGATCCCGGCCGCAGCGATGGGCGCAACCTTTCCCATTGCCTCGCGGTGGATGGTACGGGCGGCGGCCAGCGCCGCGCAGGACGCCGGCGGCCTCTACGCCGCCAACACGCTGGGCGCCGCCGCGGGCGCGGTGCTGGCAGGGTTCGTCCTCGTCCCCTGGCTCGGCCTCAGCGGCTCGACGTACGTGGCCGTCATCCTGAACATCACCGCGGCCGTTGGCGCATTCGCCATTGCGCGGAGCGCAGCGCCGTCACGCGATCGTTCGGAGGGCGGGGACTTGAGTCCCCGCCTCACGGCGTCTGGCATGAAAGCGGACGCCAAAGCGTCCGCTCTCCGCACGTCCCTCGACGGCAGCCCGTGGATGGCGGCGTTGGCCCTGGGCGCCTCGGGCTTCGCGTCACTCACGCTGCAAGTGGTGTGGACGCGCCTGCTCGTCCAGATCCTGGGCCCCACCACTTACGCCTTCAGCATCGTGGTCGCGATCTTCATCGTCGGCCTGGCGGCGGGAGCCGCGGTTGGCGCGCGGCTGGTGTCGCGCGTGCGCAGCGCGGCCGTCGGCCTCGCGGTGTGCATGCTGGTGAGCGTTGGCCTCGCCCTGGCCGCGGCCTCACTGGTGGATTGGGCGCTGCTCGCCATCGCCCAGGTCGTCGCGACGCCGGAGTTCCAGTTTGGCGACGTGCTGGCGCGCGAAATTCTGCTGGTCACCGGCCTGCTGCTGCCCATGACGATCGCATTCGGCGCGGCGTTCCCGTTTGCCGTGGCCCTGGCCGCGGGTCGCGATGAATCGATCACGGAGAATCTCGGACGCATCTACGCGGTCAACACCGTGGGTGCCATCGCCGGCGCGCTGCTGTCCGGGTTCGTGCTGGTGCCGCAAATCGGGTTGCACCTGACCATCCGCGCCGTGGCCGCGGTGGTCGGCCTGAGCGCGCTGGCCATCCTCCTGACCGCCGGACGCGTCCGCGGCCGCATGGTCGGCTTCGGGCTCGCCGCGGTCGTGTTGGCGGCCGGGTTCGCGTTGCCCCAATGGGATCAGCTCCTCCTGTCGAGCGGCGCCTACAAGTACGCCGCGGCCATGCGGGGACCCAGCCTCGAGACCGCGCTCGCCGCCGGTGAGCTGCTCTCATACCGTGAAGGCGCGACCGGCACCGTGGCGGTGCGCCGCCTCGCCGGAACCGTGTCGCTCGCCATCGACGGCAAGGTCGATGCGTCGAATGCCGGCGACATGCTGACGCAGCGGCTGCTCGCCCATGTCCCGCTGCTGCTTCACCCGGCGCCGAAGCGCGCGGCCATTCTCGGCCTGGGCAGCGGCGTCACGCTCGGCTCGGCGCTCACGCATCCGCTCGAATCGGCAACCGTCCTCGAGATTTCACCTGAAGTGGTGGACGCCTCCCGGTTCTTTGAAACTGAGAATCACCGCGCCCTGGCGGACCCGCGGACCCGGGTCATCGTCGGCGACGGCCGCACGCACTTGATGCTCGGACGGGAAAGCTACGACGTGATCGTGTCGGAGCCGTCGAATCCGTGGATGGCCGGCATCGCGTCGCTGTTCACGCGGGAGTTCTTCGAGGGGGCCAAGGCGCGGCTGGCGCCGGGCGGCATCCTGTGCCAGTGGGCGCATACCTATGACATCAGCCGCGACGATCTGCAATCGATCGTGGCCACGTTCCTGACGGTGTTTCCCGACGGCACCCTGTGGCTGGTCGGCGACGCCGACGTCCTGCTGGTCGGCTCGACCGGTCCCCTGGATGACCGGGTGGCCGGCATCGCGGCCGCCTGGCAGCGGCCGGGCGTCGCGGCGGACCTCGCCTCGGTCGGCGCGTTGGAGCCGTTTGCGGTCACCTCCCTCTTCGTGGCCCAGGGCGATACGTTGAGGGCCTGGGCGAACGGCGCGCCGCTGCAGACCGACGACCAGTCGCGGCTGGAGTTTTCGGGCCCGCGGAACATTTTTGGCCTGTCACGCGACGACAATGCCGTGACCTTGCGCGAGCTTGCGGGCCGCAGTCCGAAACCGGCCGCCGTGACCGCCGCCATGACCGGCGCCGCGGGGGCAGATTGGCGCAATCGCGGATCGATGTTCCTCAAGTCAGATGCGTACCGGCCGGCTTACGACGATTTCAAGAAGGCGATCGAAGCCGACCCCAACGATGCGGTCGCCCTTGATGGGCTCATCCGGTCGGCGGCGGCCCTGACCCGGATCGACGAGGCCCGGGCGCTGCTGACCAACCTGGCGTCGGATCCCGCCCACACGGCGGCCAGGCTCGCCCTGTCGCGCGTGCTGGCGTCTCAGGGCGCCGTCGATGAGGCAGCGCGAATCCCCTTCAGCATCCTCCAGTCGAACCCGGGCGATGTCCCGGCACTCGAGCAACTGGCCTCGATACTCTCGGATATCGGCGATGCCCAGCGGCTCGAGCCGGTCGCCGCCCGCCTGGTCGCGCAAGCCCCGAAAAACGTGTGGTCGCACTACTACGCCGGCTCGCTGTTCTTCATGCAGGACCGTCTCGATCTGGCGCTTCAAGCGGCCCGCAACGCGGTGGCCCTGGACCCGACCCACGCCAAGGCGCACAACCTGATGGGCGCCTGCCTGGCCAGCATGGGCCAGCGGGACGCGGCCCGGACCGCCTTCGAAGCGTCGATCAAGGCCGACCCGCGCGAGTCCGGCACCTACACCAACCTCGCCACTCTCGAGTTCCAGGCCGGCAACCGCGCGCGCGCCCTCCATTACTTCGCCGAAGCGCTCACGGTCGATCCGACGTCGCAGACCGCGCGCGAAGGCCTCGCCGCCGTTCGATCCAAACCATAA
- a CDS encoding LysR family transcriptional regulator — MDLRQLEIIRAIAETGSFTAAGHKLHVSQSAISRQILLLEDELKEPVFLRVGRRIRITPAGESLLQLSHRVFQDLKDTTAGITDSQESLRGTVRLLGGMTVCLYVFPPLLTELRRQHPEIELKLMSGSSEQCLARLRSGAGDLALLTLPVDQPDLVTVPVLQEELLVVTGPKHPLAKKRKVLPQDLYRQPFVLFESGSNTRRAIDEFFMAAKVEPQIVMETENVEIIKALVRNGIGITIIPYQAVARDVTSGQLFCARIEGRSLVRETGWIYPKMSRTPRAVQEVIKAFERVRPKLKLAP, encoded by the coding sequence GTGGACCTTCGACAACTAGAAATCATACGAGCCATTGCGGAAACTGGTTCCTTCACGGCCGCGGGGCATAAGCTGCACGTCTCGCAGTCGGCCATCAGCCGGCAGATTCTGCTGCTCGAAGACGAACTGAAAGAGCCGGTGTTCCTCCGCGTGGGACGCCGCATTCGCATCACGCCGGCCGGCGAGTCGCTGCTGCAGCTGAGCCATCGCGTGTTCCAGGATCTCAAGGACACGACTGCCGGCATCACCGACAGCCAGGAGTCGCTGCGCGGCACCGTCCGGCTGCTCGGCGGCATGACGGTGTGCCTGTACGTGTTCCCGCCCCTGCTGACCGAGCTCAGGCGGCAGCACCCGGAGATCGAGCTGAAGCTGATGTCGGGCAGTTCCGAGCAGTGCCTGGCGCGGCTGCGTTCCGGCGCCGGCGACCTGGCCCTGCTCACCCTGCCGGTCGATCAGCCCGACCTGGTCACGGTGCCCGTCCTGCAGGAAGAATTGCTGGTGGTGACCGGGCCCAAGCACCCGCTGGCGAAGAAGCGCAAGGTGCTGCCGCAGGACCTCTACCGCCAGCCGTTCGTGCTGTTCGAGTCGGGCTCGAATACCCGCCGCGCCATCGACGAATTCTTCATGGCCGCCAAGGTCGAGCCGCAGATTGTCATGGAGACGGAAAACGTCGAGATCATCAAGGCGCTGGTCCGCAACGGCATCGGCATCACGATCATCCCCTACCAGGCGGTGGCGCGTGACGTGACCAGCGGCCAGCTGTTCTGCGCCCGCATTGAGGGCCGGTCGCTGGTCCGCGAAACCGGCTGGATCTACCCGAAGATGAGCCGGACGCCCCGCGCCGTGCAGGAAGTCATCAAGGCCTTCGAGCGGGTCCGGCCGAAGTTGAAACTGGCACCATGA
- a CDS encoding site-specific DNA-methyltransferase produces the protein MPPRLPKPFADLRRGRQRLRFYHGDSLDLLGRLPPASVGAVVTSPPYNLGIRYRSYDDGQPRSEYLAWTGAWIQAVKRVLAQHGSLFLNVGAKPKDPWTALDVAQAVRPHLELQNILHWVKSIAIEKSLAGARSGLADDLAVGHYKPINSERFLNDCHEFVFHFSPTGRTPLDRRAVGVKYQDASNVTRWQGAGSGLRCRGNTWFLPYDTIQSRDKERPHPATFPWRLPAYCLKLHGLSRVGLAVDPFLGLGSSAVACAQLGVNFVGIELDEHYLAEAVARAEAALNKRAP, from the coding sequence GTGCCCCCTCGCCTGCCAAAACCCTTTGCCGACCTGCGCCGCGGACGCCAGCGGCTGCGCTTTTACCACGGCGACTCCCTCGACCTCCTCGGCCGGCTCCCGCCCGCCTCCGTCGGCGCGGTCGTGACCTCCCCGCCCTATAACCTCGGCATCCGGTATCGCTCCTACGACGATGGGCAGCCGCGGTCGGAATATCTGGCGTGGACGGGCGCGTGGATCCAGGCCGTGAAGCGGGTGCTGGCCCAGCACGGCTCCCTCTTTCTGAATGTGGGCGCCAAACCCAAGGACCCGTGGACGGCCCTTGATGTCGCGCAGGCGGTTCGCCCACACCTGGAACTCCAGAACATCCTGCATTGGGTGAAGTCCATCGCCATCGAGAAGTCCCTCGCCGGGGCGCGCTCCGGCCTGGCCGACGACCTCGCCGTGGGCCACTACAAGCCGATCAACAGCGAGCGCTTCCTCAACGACTGTCACGAGTTCGTCTTCCACTTCAGCCCCACCGGCCGCACGCCGCTCGATCGGCGGGCGGTGGGCGTCAAGTACCAGGACGCCTCGAACGTGACGCGGTGGCAAGGGGCGGGTTCGGGGCTGCGCTGCCGCGGCAACACCTGGTTCCTGCCCTACGACACCATCCAGAGCCGCGACAAGGAACGGCCGCACCCGGCCACGTTCCCCTGGCGGCTGCCGGCTTACTGCCTGAAGCTCCACGGCCTGTCGCGGGTCGGCCTCGCGGTCGATCCATTCCTGGGACTGGGGAGCAGCGCCGTTGCATGCGCGCAGCTTGGGGTGAACTTCGTCGGGATCGAGCTCGACGAGCACTACCTCGCCGAGGCGGTAGCTCGGGCGGAGGCCGCTCTCAACAAGCGCGCCCCATAG
- a CDS encoding response regulator gives MVREVSPVVLVVEDDSAVRQPLVKFLQMRQYTVVTAETADEGLDAIKTHRPAAAIIDLRLRRGSGREVVVSIPPGVPVIIFSGLRSESADLETLRPNTRLVEKPYSLVMLMDTLEDMLEESRGNQSGFGRIAAS, from the coding sequence GTGGTTAGAGAAGTGTCCCCCGTCGTCCTGGTTGTAGAAGACGACAGCGCCGTGCGCCAGCCGCTGGTGAAGTTCCTGCAAATGCGGCAGTACACCGTCGTCACGGCCGAAACCGCCGACGAAGGCCTGGACGCCATCAAGACCCATCGCCCGGCCGCCGCCATCATCGACCTGCGGCTGCGGCGCGGCTCCGGCCGCGAAGTGGTGGTCTCGATTCCGCCCGGCGTGCCGGTGATCATCTTCTCCGGACTCCGCTCCGAATCCGCCGACCTCGAAACGCTCCGCCCGAACACGCGGCTGGTCGAAAAGCCGTACTCGCTGGTAATGCTGATGGACACGCTCGAGGACATGCTCGAGGAGTCGCGCGGCAATCAGAGCGGCTTCGGCCGCATCGCCGCGTCGTAG
- a CDS encoding VWA domain-containing protein yields the protein MTTASLRFAGVAVLALTTGLGAQSPAPQKPAAPPPAPAGQPQFRVAIDYVSTDAIVRNAQDQFVADLTKGDFEIYEDGVKQEITGLTLVHGGRVHNLAAPPAPVAQEGIILPPSRPKNDTAGRIFLIIVDDLHLDFRNTGRIRDLFKKISKTLVHEGDMFSIVSTGPSSLAIDPTYDRKILDEAIKKITGSGLKPSDIIQGAEGSDGPSEVRYRAHVAFSTAYDMLSQMEKINNRRKAVIWVSNGYDFNPFSESRLGEDPVFGGRFGQTREEGREQQGQFSGQQFADADLARELAEVTRTANRANATLYTIDPRGLVAGADLDEQLDPVEYGEYVRKSQDSLRVLAEETGGIAVVNQNNFDKALKRIDAETSDYYVLGYSSTNPDPLKRTRKIELKLVNKPGLNVWSRTSYSLRQQPKAK from the coding sequence ATGACGACGGCAAGCCTTCGCTTCGCAGGAGTGGCCGTGCTGGCCTTGACGACGGGCCTCGGCGCGCAGTCGCCGGCACCACAGAAGCCGGCGGCGCCGCCACCGGCCCCGGCCGGACAGCCCCAGTTCCGCGTGGCCATCGACTACGTCAGCACGGACGCGATCGTGCGCAATGCGCAGGATCAGTTCGTGGCGGATCTCACGAAGGGCGACTTCGAGATCTACGAAGACGGCGTCAAGCAGGAGATTACCGGCCTCACGCTCGTGCATGGCGGCCGTGTGCACAACCTGGCGGCGCCGCCCGCGCCGGTGGCGCAGGAAGGCATCATCCTGCCGCCGTCGCGTCCCAAGAACGACACCGCCGGCCGCATCTTCCTGATCATCGTCGACGACCTGCACCTGGACTTCCGCAACACGGGGCGGATTCGCGACTTGTTCAAGAAGATCTCGAAGACCCTCGTCCACGAAGGCGACATGTTCTCCATCGTCTCGACGGGCCCCTCGTCGCTGGCGATCGACCCGACCTACGACCGCAAGATCCTGGACGAGGCGATCAAGAAGATCACCGGCAGCGGCCTCAAGCCGTCCGACATCATCCAGGGCGCGGAAGGGTCGGATGGCCCGAGCGAAGTCCGCTATCGCGCGCACGTCGCGTTCTCGACCGCCTACGACATGCTGTCGCAGATGGAGAAGATCAACAACCGCCGCAAGGCGGTGATCTGGGTGAGCAACGGCTACGACTTCAACCCGTTCTCGGAATCGCGGCTTGGTGAAGACCCGGTGTTTGGCGGCCGCTTCGGGCAGACGCGGGAAGAAGGCCGGGAGCAGCAGGGGCAGTTCAGCGGGCAGCAGTTTGCCGATGCCGACCTGGCGCGCGAGCTGGCCGAAGTGACGCGCACGGCCAACCGCGCCAACGCGACGCTCTACACCATCGACCCACGCGGCCTGGTGGCCGGCGCCGACCTCGACGAGCAACTGGATCCGGTGGAGTACGGGGAGTACGTGCGCAAGTCGCAAGACAGCCTGCGCGTACTGGCGGAAGAAACCGGCGGCATCGCCGTGGTGAACCAGAACAACTTCGACAAGGCGCTCAAGCGCATCGACGCCGAGACCAGCGACTACTACGTGCTCGGGTATTCATCCACCAACCCCGACCCGCTCAAGCGCACGCGCAAGATCGAGCTCAAGCTGGTGAACAAGCCGGGGCTTAACGTGTGGTCGCGGACGTCGTATTCGCTCCGCCAGCAGCCGAAAGCGAAGTAA
- a CDS encoding DUF1569 domain-containing protein, which produces MNPHLQSCLDVILDATSGITPESATRRTGDRWSVVEIVEHLQRTYSGTAKGFERCLEKNAPLATGATFKQTLQAFVIINLGYFPGGRKAPRHVVPTGTIALPDVIEGVKKDLAWLDEATGRVRKAFGPVKVLNHPVIGALTVDQWARFHLVHTRHHEKQIRARR; this is translated from the coding sequence ATGAACCCTCACCTGCAGTCGTGCCTCGACGTCATTCTCGACGCCACCTCCGGCATCACGCCCGAATCCGCCACCAGGCGCACGGGCGACCGCTGGTCAGTCGTGGAGATCGTGGAGCACCTCCAGCGCACGTACTCAGGTACGGCCAAGGGGTTCGAACGCTGCCTGGAGAAGAACGCGCCGCTGGCGACCGGCGCCACGTTCAAGCAGACGCTGCAGGCCTTTGTCATCATCAACCTCGGTTACTTTCCGGGAGGCCGCAAGGCGCCCAGGCATGTCGTGCCGACCGGCACCATCGCCTTGCCTGACGTGATCGAGGGCGTGAAGAAGGACCTGGCCTGGCTGGATGAGGCGACCGGGCGTGTGCGGAAGGCGTTTGGGCCGGTGAAGGTGCTGAATCACCCCGTGATCGGCGCCTTGACGGTGGACCAGTGGGCCCGGTTTCACCTGGTCCATACCAGGCACCACGAGAAGCAGATACGGGCCCGGCGCTGA
- a CDS encoding O-methyltransferase: protein MTILLAFMLTGQAAAFAQASPDRPAGKQAPRPAAPAVDPALAKLLAGIRAADKGQLAVSEEDGRFLRVLVGAIGARQVLEIGAASGYSAIWIGLGLRQTGGKLVTIEYDPVRAKEATANIRRAGLSDIVQVISGDAFKEIPKVTGQFDLVFLDAWKPDYKKYFEMVFPRVTPGGLFLAHNVINKKNDMLDFLTAIETHPQALTITVSPGFEGISMTYKKR from the coding sequence ATGACCATTCTCTTAGCCTTTATGTTGACCGGCCAGGCGGCCGCCTTCGCCCAGGCTTCACCGGACAGGCCGGCAGGCAAACAAGCCCCCAGGCCCGCCGCCCCGGCCGTTGACCCCGCCCTGGCCAAGCTGCTGGCCGGCATCCGCGCCGCCGACAAGGGCCAACTGGCCGTGTCGGAAGAGGACGGGCGCTTCCTGAGGGTGCTGGTCGGCGCGATCGGGGCCAGGCAGGTCCTGGAAATCGGCGCCGCCAGCGGCTACAGCGCCATCTGGATAGGCCTCGGCCTGCGCCAGACCGGCGGAAAGCTGGTGACGATCGAGTACGACCCGGTCCGGGCCAAGGAAGCCACCGCCAACATCCGGCGTGCCGGCCTGTCCGACATCGTCCAGGTGATTTCGGGGGATGCGTTCAAGGAGATCCCCAAGGTGACGGGCCAGTTCGACCTGGTGTTCCTGGACGCCTGGAAGCCGGACTACAAGAAGTACTTCGAAATGGTGTTTCCGCGGGTGACGCCGGGCGGGCTGTTCCTGGCGCACAACGTGATCAACAAGAAGAACGACATGCTCGATTTTCTGACGGCCATCGAGACCCATCCGCAGGCGCTCACCATCACGGTGTCGCCCGGCTTCGAGGGGATTTCGATGACGTACAAGAAGCGATAG
- the rpiB gene encoding ribose 5-phosphate isomerase B translates to MRIAIGADHAGFEMKRDLAGYLAQGGHEITDLGTHSTAPVDYPDIAEAVAQAIRNGQADRGLLICGSGAGAAVAACKFPGVRAAVCHDAYTARQAVEHDDLNVLCLGSRVIGPALARLLADTFLAASFSSEERHLARLAKIDAIESRFSRER, encoded by the coding sequence ATGCGCATTGCCATTGGAGCCGATCACGCCGGTTTCGAGATGAAGCGGGACCTCGCCGGTTACCTGGCCCAGGGCGGCCATGAGATTACCGACCTGGGCACGCACTCGACTGCGCCCGTGGACTACCCCGATATCGCCGAAGCCGTGGCGCAGGCCATCCGCAACGGGCAGGCCGATCGCGGCCTGTTGATTTGCGGCAGCGGCGCCGGCGCGGCGGTGGCGGCGTGCAAGTTCCCCGGCGTGCGCGCCGCGGTGTGCCACGACGCCTACACCGCGCGCCAGGCCGTCGAGCACGATGATCTGAACGTCTTGTGCCTGGGGTCGCGGGTGATTGGGCCGGCGCTGGCCCGCCTGCTGGCCGATACGTTCCTGGCGGCCAGCTTCTCGAGTGAAGAGCGGCACCTGGCGCGCCTCGCTAAAATCGACGCCATCGAATCCCGGTTTTCGCGGGAGCGCTAG